The following proteins are encoded in a genomic region of Leucoraja erinacea ecotype New England chromosome 21, Leri_hhj_1, whole genome shotgun sequence:
- the LOC129707245 gene encoding uncharacterized protein SCO4629-like — protein MDDDCKKWAQVLWNYLKLGQPLVKSDVIIGLGCHDIRVAERAAHLYLEEWAPLILFTGYLGSHTVGVWHKAEAAIFAENAVKLGVPGDKIILETKATNTGENIRFAYQTLKEKNIPVKRIILVQQPFMERRVYATYLRQWPEDKENVQAIVTSPIMELEDYPNKHVGNMDNLIEYMLAVFERIRDYPKKGFQVEQDIFPEVYEAQWKLIQAGYQPK, from the exons ATGGATGATGACTGCAAAAAATGGGCACAAGTTTTATGGAACTACCTTAAATTGGGACAACCTCTGGTGAAG AGCGACGTAATTATTGGCCTGGGGTGCCATGATATCCGTGTGGCTGAAAGAGCTGCACATCTCTATCTGGAAGAGTGGGCTCCACTGATATTGTTTACTGGTTACCTGGGAAGCCATACCGTGG GTGTATGGCATAAGGCGGAGGCAGCCATTTTTGCCGAAAATGCAGTtaaattgggcgttcctggtgaCAAGATTATACTGGAAACAAAGGCCACAAATACAGGCGAGAATATAAGGTTTGCATATCAAACGCTGAAGGAAAAGAATATCCCAG TGAAGAGGATTATTCTAGTCCAACAGCCGTTTATGGAACGCCGTGTTTACGCAACCTACCTTCGACAGTGGCCGGAAGACAAAGAGAATGTGCAGGCCATTGTCACATCTCCAATAATGGAACTTGAAGACTACCCAAACAAGCATGTGGGCAATATGGACAACTTAATTGAGTATATGTTGG CTGTTTTTGAACGAATTCGGGATTACCCAAAGAAGGGGTTTCAGGTGGAGCAAGACATTTTTCCAGAGGTTTATGAAGCCCAATGGAAACTAATACAAGCCGGTTACCAACCCAAATAA